A DNA window from Candidatus Sulfidibacterium hydrothermale contains the following coding sequences:
- a CDS encoding outer membrane beta-barrel protein, giving the protein MKKHTLILLILTTWPLWGIAQWTVQLSAGTGIAKLWQKMEIRNEVSNQTYASVNLSTVLGAGFTYHFNTHIAIGTGVSYDYTYYEDPVYSSDFHKEHTDLKAIQIPLKFQWTTGKKLRSIFSLGLIANINLLQHDYQFDPDYTYTYHYTPFYTGISAGYAYALGKRFSLGIDLYEDLSAFMTEKYLSGTDPQEVVKTNRRYFYTVQFMLHYRLFGKIKPAVIP; this is encoded by the coding sequence ATGAAAAAACACACACTTATTTTATTAATCCTGACCACATGGCCATTGTGGGGCATTGCCCAGTGGACGGTACAACTTTCTGCCGGAACCGGTATAGCCAAACTGTGGCAAAAAATGGAAATCCGTAATGAAGTTTCAAACCAAACATACGCTTCTGTGAATCTCTCAACGGTTTTGGGGGCTGGTTTTACGTATCATTTTAATACACACATAGCAATTGGAACAGGGGTATCGTATGACTATACTTATTACGAAGACCCTGTTTATTCTTCTGATTTTCATAAAGAACACACTGATTTAAAAGCCATTCAAATACCCTTAAAGTTTCAATGGACAACGGGTAAAAAATTGCGTTCTATTTTCTCACTGGGGCTTATTGCCAACATCAATCTTTTGCAACACGATTACCAATTTGACCCCGATTATACTTACACTTATCATTACACCCCTTTTTATACTGGTATCAGCGCAGGTTATGCTTATGCCCTAGGTAAAAGGTTTAGCTTAGGCATTGATTTGTACGAAGACCTATCCGCCTTTATGACGGAAAAGTATCTCAGCGGTACCGATCCGCAGGAGGTGGTGAAAACCAATCGCCGTTATTTTTATACGGTGCAGTTCATGTTGCACTACCGGCTGTTTGGCAAAATAAAACCGGCTGTTATTCCATAA
- a CDS encoding type I restriction enzyme HsdR N-terminal domain-containing protein yields the protein MQLNLPAYPVKVRGGRTGEKEIWDAFRRKYVRLTPEEWVRQHFLHFLCQSKHYPVSLVAVEKSLTIQGRQRRFDAVVFKGGTPAVLMEFKAPEVKLTQAVFDQVALYNFALHADYLIISNGLSHYCCKMDYPNNRWYFLKDIPDFDHL from the coding sequence ATGCAGTTGAATCTTCCGGCATATCCTGTAAAAGTAAGGGGAGGCCGTACCGGCGAAAAAGAAATTTGGGATGCTTTCCGCAGGAAATATGTCCGGCTTACACCCGAAGAGTGGGTACGCCAGCATTTTTTACATTTTTTATGTCAATCCAAACACTATCCGGTTTCGTTGGTGGCGGTAGAAAAGAGTTTAACCATACAGGGAAGACAACGGCGTTTTGATGCGGTGGTTTTTAAAGGGGGAACCCCTGCTGTTTTGATGGAGTTCAAAGCACCGGAAGTCAAACTTACACAAGCTGTTTTTGATCAGGTAGCCTTGTATAACTTTGCCTTGCATGCCGATTATCTGATTATCAGCAATGGTCTTTCACATTACTGTTGTAAAATGGATTATCCCAATAATCGTTGGTACTTTTTAAAAGACATCCCCGATTTTGATCACCTGTAA
- a CDS encoding DUF3822 family protein, whose translation MALRIQPHISYIDKSFKASHTRSYIMAMQINLHGLAFTIYHPDRNKFVVLQQYRFDEKKKPTDYPLVFDLILNDNPWFAYPYMDFYCLFQNNFNTLIPLPLFNKEHKNLYLGFNHPFQENHRIVFDELKNTGSANVYYLPNPVAEKVKEFWPNATILHYSTALIESLTVHFKNRMDDQMLFMDVHEENFDLVYFKGNRLFYANNFLFRTKEDFAYFLLSVMEQLSLNPEDVRLLLLGDIDKNDEKYPLIYQYIRHVDFIPENKGFHYSYLMDDVRRHRFFTLFNVLQCEL comes from the coding sequence ATGGCATTGCGTATTCAACCCCATATCAGTTATATCGACAAATCTTTTAAAGCGTCACATACGCGTTCGTATATCATGGCCATGCAAATTAATTTGCATGGCCTTGCTTTTACTATTTATCACCCCGACCGGAACAAATTTGTTGTTTTACAGCAATATCGCTTTGATGAAAAGAAAAAACCAACCGATTATCCTTTGGTGTTCGATCTGATTCTCAATGATAATCCCTGGTTTGCTTATCCGTATATGGATTTTTATTGCTTGTTTCAGAATAATTTTAACACCCTGATTCCGCTGCCTCTTTTTAACAAAGAACACAAAAACCTTTATCTCGGTTTTAATCATCCTTTTCAGGAAAACCATCGTATTGTTTTTGATGAATTAAAAAATACCGGCTCGGCCAATGTATATTATCTTCCCAATCCGGTGGCGGAGAAAGTGAAAGAGTTCTGGCCCAATGCCACCATTTTGCATTATTCAACTGCACTGATTGAAAGCCTGACGGTCCATTTTAAAAACCGGATGGACGATCAAATGCTTTTTATGGATGTGCATGAAGAAAATTTTGATTTGGTTTACTTTAAGGGAAACCGGTTGTTTTATGCCAATAACTTTTTGTTCCGGACAAAAGAAGACTTTGCCTATTTTTTGCTTTCGGTCATGGAACAATTGTCGTTAAACCCGGAAGATGTCCGGCTTTTATTGTTGGGCGATATCGATAAAAACGATGAAAAATACCCTTTGATTTACCAGTATATCCGTCATGTTGACTTTATTCCGGAAAACAAAGGATTTCATTATTCCTATTTGATGGACGATGTGAGACGTCATCGGTTTTTTACTTTGTTTAATGTATTGCAATGCGAATTATAG
- the rsmD gene encoding 16S rRNA (guanine(966)-N(2))-methyltransferase RsmD — MRIIAGKYRSRRIAPPKNLPVRPTTDRARESLFNILNNLVEFEEIKALDLFSGTGAVSFELISRGCRQVTAVDHNKQCTTWIKKAARDFQMDDIRVVPADVFRFMNHRGEKYDLIFADPPYSLENLPEISRYVFENKLLNENGWLVVEHPREIDFSGQPYFHSHRKYGKVNFSFFHFVEHDTE; from the coding sequence ATGCGAATTATAGCCGGAAAATATCGCAGCCGCCGTATTGCTCCACCCAAAAACCTGCCGGTTCGTCCTACTACTGACCGTGCCCGTGAGAGCCTGTTTAACATTTTGAATAATTTGGTGGAGTTTGAAGAAATTAAAGCACTTGATCTTTTTTCGGGCACGGGGGCTGTTTCTTTTGAGTTGATTTCGAGAGGATGCCGACAGGTAACAGCGGTAGATCATAATAAGCAATGCACAACCTGGATCAAAAAGGCTGCCCGTGATTTCCAAATGGATGATATCCGGGTAGTGCCGGCTGATGTTTTCCGGTTTATGAACCATAGGGGAGAAAAATATGATCTGATTTTTGCCGACCCGCCGTACAGCCTGGAAAACCTGCCGGAAATCAGCCGGTATGTTTTTGAAAACAAGTTGCTTAATGAAAATGGCTGGTTGGTGGTAGAGCATCCCAGGGAGATTGATTTTTCCGGTCAGCCTTATTTTCACAGCCACCGGAAATACGGAAAAGTGAATTTTAGTTTTTTCCATTTTGTGGAGCATGACACCGAATAA
- a CDS encoding alpha/beta hydrolase has product MTPNKKPRIFFFTGLGADERAFAFLKLKTGYQQIHVAWIEPGKKESLPDYCRRLVEKYDIRDNDILVGLSFGGLVAVEINRIVKPSLTILISSASTRGELPALYRIAGKTGLYHLIPKSVLGKPGRLKYYLFSLKKPEQRKLFDEIVRGSDTDFVQWAIRQVVCWNNDVRPSRLFKLHGTADRIMPLHKPSTDFIIPGGSHFLTWENAAEVSEIMDRLLQKAI; this is encoded by the coding sequence ATGACACCGAATAAAAAGCCTCGTATTTTTTTCTTTACCGGCCTGGGAGCCGATGAGCGGGCTTTTGCTTTTTTAAAGCTGAAAACCGGTTATCAGCAGATTCATGTTGCGTGGATTGAGCCCGGCAAAAAAGAATCTTTACCGGATTATTGCCGGCGGCTTGTTGAGAAATATGATATCCGGGATAATGATATCTTGGTCGGACTCTCTTTTGGCGGGCTGGTTGCTGTTGAAATCAATCGTATTGTAAAACCCTCGTTGACGATACTTATCTCCAGTGCTTCTACCCGTGGCGAATTACCGGCACTGTATCGGATTGCCGGAAAGACAGGATTGTATCATCTGATTCCGAAATCGGTGCTTGGTAAACCCGGACGGCTCAAATATTATCTTTTCAGTTTGAAAAAGCCGGAGCAAAGAAAATTGTTTGATGAGATTGTTCGCGGAAGCGATACGGATTTTGTGCAATGGGCGATTCGGCAGGTAGTTTGCTGGAATAACGATGTAAGGCCGTCCCGCCTGTTTAAATTACACGGTACGGCTGATCGTATTATGCCGCTGCACAAACCATCCACTGATTTTATTATTCCGGGAGGCAGCCATTTTTTAACCTGGGAAAATGCCGCAGAAGTTTCGGAGATTATGGACCGGCTGCTTCAAAAAGCAATTTAG
- a CDS encoding glycosyltransferase — MATKKRILVSPLDWGLGHATRMVPVIRLLKAAGAEVVLGADGYPLSFLRQEFPDTEWFRFPGFRPEYSAKGSQALKMAFSIPTMLSEAKKAHAFLEKTIREKKIDAVISDNRYELWSEKIPTVFVTHQLNILLPHVLALGRPLVRKLMYGFIKKHNELWIPDFAGTPNLSGALSHVKKMPLPESYFIGPLSRFEEPGQKTGANPEKKRDLLCLLSGPEPQRTLFEQLLIRQIQDKNIKACILTGKPGAKNFQQQENLEIRSHASDKEILQLMRSSDWVICRSGYSSLMDLAATETRAILVPTPGQPEQIYLARTLKEKGIYYSCSQHHFQLDKAIQQAQNYTPILLKNDYAVLKTRINHLLRRLL, encoded by the coding sequence ATGGCAACAAAAAAGCGCATACTGGTCAGTCCGTTAGATTGGGGATTGGGTCATGCCACACGCATGGTTCCTGTTATTCGTTTGCTGAAAGCTGCCGGAGCAGAGGTCGTTTTGGGTGCCGACGGGTATCCGCTCTCTTTTTTGCGACAGGAATTTCCGGATACCGAATGGTTTCGGTTTCCCGGTTTCCGGCCCGAGTACTCAGCCAAAGGCTCCCAGGCGCTGAAAATGGCTTTTTCCATTCCTACAATGCTCTCCGAAGCAAAAAAAGCCCATGCCTTTTTAGAAAAAACCATCCGGGAAAAGAAAATTGATGCCGTTATCTCGGATAACCGGTATGAACTCTGGTCTGAAAAAATTCCCACTGTTTTTGTTACCCATCAACTGAATATTTTACTGCCTCATGTATTAGCATTAGGGCGACCTCTCGTCCGGAAACTGATGTATGGTTTTATAAAGAAACACAACGAACTCTGGATTCCTGACTTTGCCGGAACCCCTAATCTGTCAGGTGCTTTATCGCATGTTAAAAAGATGCCTTTACCGGAAAGTTATTTTATCGGTCCGCTGAGCCGGTTTGAAGAGCCCGGACAAAAAACCGGGGCAAATCCGGAGAAAAAACGGGATCTTTTGTGTTTGCTTTCCGGGCCGGAACCCCAGCGTACGCTATTTGAACAGCTGCTTATCCGGCAAATTCAGGACAAAAACATCAAAGCCTGCATCCTTACCGGAAAGCCGGGAGCAAAGAACTTTCAACAACAGGAAAATCTGGAAATCCGGTCACATGCTTCCGACAAAGAAATACTACAGCTGATGCGTTCTTCTGATTGGGTAATTTGCCGTTCGGGATACAGCAGTCTGATGGATCTGGCCGCTACTGAAACACGGGCCATCCTGGTTCCCACACCGGGACAACCGGAACAAATTTACCTTGCCCGTACCTTAAAAGAGAAAGGAATTTACTATTCCTGCAGCCAACACCACTTCCAGCTGGATAAAGCCATACAACAAGCACAAAATTATACGCCCATCCTTTTAAAGAATGATTATGCCGTACTTAAAACACGGATTAACCATCTTTTAAGACGGTTACTCTAA
- a CDS encoding bifunctional YncE family protein/alkaline phosphatase family protein, with the protein MKRILTMKSASVLMLLLFLVAGTVQAQSKKQPVELPGKYQQFTLLPNGWRLTPVGKQVPIGELPLNMVVTKNQRYAITSNSGMGVNSLSVIDLKTEKEIQRYVLSNTWVGLTFGPHDKRLYVSGGNDNCVYVFSFQKGKLMPADTLVVGPKFPKGKISLTGLAFDKRQHRLLAVSQKSNSLYIIDLKNKQVLKKVPMPGKCYDVRINHAGTYAYISVWGKAKVVEFDLNSDKITKVYPTGDHPNDMVISRNDNRLFVTNANNNSVTVLDLKNKTVSETLQTSLIPDAPYGSTPDALALSPDGEKLIVANADNNYLAVFNVEKPGYAKNLGFIPVGWYPTAVQYLKKGRILVANGKGISSRANPDGPNPEKRRPKNWQENYTGTMFKGTLSIFSMPDNTALSKLSKTVYDNTPFIKKVKETYHESVIPAKHTGKASDSIRYVFYIIRENRTYDQVLGDMSEGNGDTALCLFGKKITPNAHRLSTIYTLYDNFYADAEISADGHNWSTAAYATDYVEKLWPVNYGHRGASYDFEGGVPAAAPSSGYIWNNVLSHGKTFRNYGEFLNFSKKLKGPFYPRDSILMPYTCNAFPGFNLSFPDLKRYKIWAHDFDSLVKAHAVPNLTLMRLPNDHCWGTRPGKPTPVAYVARNDYALGLLVDKISHSPIWKNSIIFVVEDDAQNGPDHVDAHRSVLLVIGPHVKRHFVDHTMYSTSGVLKTIELILGLPPMTQYDLAAHPILHSITDTAWLKPYTAIKPSVDMNAKNKKDAYGAKLSEKLNFSREDAIPDGEYNKIIWKAVKGAQAVVPAPVHSAFVNEKAAPDDDDD; encoded by the coding sequence ATGAAACGGATCTTGACGATGAAAAGTGCTTCGGTGCTGATGCTGTTACTTTTTTTAGTGGCTGGAACGGTACAGGCACAAAGTAAGAAGCAGCCGGTTGAATTACCCGGAAAATATCAGCAGTTTACCCTTTTACCTAATGGATGGCGTCTTACTCCGGTGGGGAAACAGGTTCCTATCGGAGAATTGCCGTTGAATATGGTCGTGACTAAAAACCAGCGTTATGCCATTACTTCAAATAGTGGTATGGGCGTCAATTCCCTTTCGGTTATTGACCTGAAAACAGAAAAAGAAATTCAACGTTATGTGTTAAGTAATACCTGGGTGGGACTTACTTTTGGACCACACGACAAACGATTATATGTTTCCGGAGGGAACGACAATTGTGTGTATGTTTTTTCTTTTCAGAAAGGAAAACTAATGCCTGCTGATACGCTGGTGGTAGGTCCTAAATTCCCCAAAGGGAAAATTTCGCTTACCGGACTGGCTTTTGATAAAAGGCAGCATCGTTTGCTTGCTGTGTCGCAAAAAAGCAATAGTCTGTATATTATTGATTTGAAAAACAAACAGGTACTCAAAAAAGTGCCGATGCCCGGAAAATGTTACGATGTCCGGATCAATCATGCCGGAACGTATGCTTATATCTCGGTTTGGGGAAAAGCCAAAGTGGTGGAGTTTGATCTGAATAGCGATAAGATAACAAAAGTATATCCTACCGGCGATCATCCCAATGATATGGTAATCAGTCGTAATGATAACCGGCTTTTTGTTACCAATGCCAATAATAACAGCGTAACGGTTTTAGATCTGAAAAATAAAACGGTGAGTGAAACATTACAAACATCGCTGATACCGGATGCTCCTTATGGCAGCACCCCGGATGCTTTGGCGTTGTCTCCTGATGGCGAAAAACTGATTGTTGCCAATGCAGACAACAATTACCTGGCGGTGTTTAATGTGGAAAAACCCGGTTATGCCAAAAATCTTGGATTTATCCCGGTGGGATGGTATCCAACGGCTGTTCAGTATCTTAAAAAAGGGCGTATTCTGGTAGCCAACGGAAAGGGAATTTCATCAAGAGCAAATCCTGACGGGCCTAATCCGGAAAAAAGAAGACCAAAGAACTGGCAGGAAAATTATACCGGAACCATGTTTAAAGGAACGCTTTCCATCTTTTCCATGCCTGACAATACCGCCTTGAGCAAGCTGAGTAAGACGGTTTATGACAACACTCCTTTTATTAAAAAAGTAAAAGAGACTTACCATGAAAGTGTGATTCCGGCAAAACATACGGGGAAAGCCAGTGACAGTATCCGGTATGTTTTTTATATCATTCGTGAAAACCGGACGTATGATCAGGTTTTGGGAGATATGTCGGAAGGAAATGGAGACACTGCGCTTTGTTTGTTTGGAAAGAAGATCACTCCTAATGCGCACCGGCTTTCTACTATTTACACGTTGTACGATAATTTTTATGCTGATGCCGAGATTAGTGCCGACGGACATAACTGGTCCACAGCCGCTTATGCTACCGATTATGTGGAAAAACTGTGGCCGGTGAATTATGGCCATCGCGGGGCCTCTTATGATTTTGAAGGCGGTGTTCCGGCTGCGGCCCCTTCATCAGGATATATCTGGAACAATGTACTTTCGCATGGAAAAACATTCCGGAATTATGGTGAATTTTTGAATTTTAGTAAAAAACTAAAAGGGCCTTTTTATCCGCGCGATTCCATTTTAATGCCTTATACCTGTAACGCTTTTCCCGGATTTAATCTTTCGTTTCCTGATTTAAAACGGTATAAGATTTGGGCCCATGATTTTGACAGTTTAGTAAAAGCTCATGCTGTTCCTAACCTTACATTAATGCGTCTGCCCAACGATCATTGCTGGGGTACACGTCCGGGAAAACCTACTCCTGTGGCCTATGTAGCCCGTAATGATTATGCTTTGGGATTGCTGGTTGATAAGATCTCACACAGTCCGATATGGAAAAACAGTATCATTTTTGTAGTGGAAGATGATGCACAAAACGGACCGGATCATGTGGATGCCCATCGTTCGGTATTGTTAGTGATCGGGCCGCATGTAAAACGTCATTTTGTGGATCATACGATGTATTCTACTTCGGGTGTGTTGAAAACCATTGAGCTGATCTTAGGATTGCCTCCCATGACGCAATATGATTTGGCAGCTCATCCTATTTTGCATTCCATTACTGATACGGCCTGGTTGAAACCTTATACGGCCATTAAGCCTTCTGTGGATATGAATGCCAAAAACAAAAAAGATGCTTATGGCGCTAAATTGTCGGAGAAACTGAATTTTTCGCGTGAAGATGCGATCCCGGATGGGGAATACAATAAAATTATCTGGAAAGCGGTAAAAGGTGCCCAGGCAGTGGTTCCGGCACCGGTACACAGCGCTTTTGTCAATGAAAAAGCAGCTCCGGATGATGACGACGATTGA